One window of Abyssibacter profundi genomic DNA carries:
- a CDS encoding SIMPL domain-containing protein encodes MSDRILAGGLLAAGLVIAACLLAPALGKIGQSDRYVEVKGLAEREVPANLAIWPLVYSATGNDLPQVQTLLERDADRILAFLADQGFDAEDITRSAPRITDKLSQQYGNGGAVRGSRYTAEATVLLRTSQLAALRQAQQQAGELVRAGVVLMHQWGAQTQFLFTELNAIKPDMIAEATRNGRQAAARFAEDSGAKVGRLLRARQGLFTITDRDAHSPEIKHIRVVSTLEYQLIDD; translated from the coding sequence ATGAGCGATCGCATCCTGGCCGGCGGCCTGCTCGCCGCCGGCCTGGTGATCGCTGCCTGCCTGCTGGCCCCAGCACTCGGCAAGATCGGACAGTCCGATCGCTACGTCGAGGTCAAGGGGCTTGCCGAGCGCGAGGTCCCCGCCAATCTGGCGATCTGGCCACTGGTCTATTCCGCCACCGGCAATGACCTGCCCCAGGTCCAGACCCTGCTCGAGCGAGACGCCGACCGCATACTCGCGTTTCTGGCTGACCAGGGTTTCGATGCCGAGGACATCACCCGCTCGGCGCCCCGCATCACAGACAAGCTTTCACAGCAATACGGGAACGGCGGCGCCGTCCGCGGGAGTCGCTACACCGCCGAGGCCACGGTGTTGCTGCGGACGAGCCAACTCGCAGCCCTGCGTCAGGCCCAGCAACAGGCGGGCGAGCTGGTCCGTGCCGGCGTGGTGTTAATGCATCAGTGGGGCGCGCAAACCCAGTTCCTGTTCACCGAACTCAACGCCATCAAACCGGACATGATCGCCGAGGCCACCCGCAACGGTCGCCAGGCCGCCGCCCGGTTCGCTGAGGATTCCGGGGCCAAGGTCGGTCGGCTACTACGCGCGCGCCAAGGCCTGTTCACCATTACCGACCGCGACGCGCACTCGCCGGAAATCAAGCATATTCGGGTGGTCTCCACGCTCGAGTATCAGCTCATCGATGACTGA